In Mycolicibacterium aubagnense, the DNA window CTGGAGCCCACGTGCTTTCGACCCCAATGCCGCACTGCCGCATGAGGATCTGGCCGCACTGCTGGAGGCGGCACGGTGGGCGGCCACCTGGGGCGGGCGCCAACCCGTGCGGTTCATCGTGGGGGTTCGGGGTGACGAGACGTTCGTCACCCTGGCCGGACTGCTGCGGCGCGGTAACAGCTACGCCCGGGCCGCGTCGGCGCTGATCCTGCTGTGTGCCGACGCGGGGCCCGACGAGAGAACCGCGCTGTACAGCACGGTGGACGCCGGTTCCGCGATGGCGAATCTGTCGGTCGAGGCAGTGTCCCGCGGCCTCATCGTCCATCCGATGGCCGGCTTCGACGTACCGGGCACCGTCGAGGCGTTCGGCCTGCCCGAGACGTTGCGCCCGCTGATGGTCATCGCCGTCGGCACCCTCGGTGACTACGCCGCGGCCGGTCCCGACATCGCCGAGCGCGACGGCCGGCCCCGTGCGCGGCTGCCGCTCGACGAAGTCGTCCTGAATTGGCCCGTCTAGAAGATGTCGGTCAGCTTGCGCTGTGCCGGGCAGGCGTCGGTCAGTGCCTTCATCTGCTCCGTGATCTGCGCGTTGATCGCTGACAGCTGGTAGGCCTCGGTCGGCGCGGGTGCCCCGGGCGCCCGGCCCTGTGCCGCGATCCGGTAGGCGTCCAGCGCCGAGGCGAATTGCGACGCCAGCGTCGCCAGCTGCACCGCGTGGGCCGCGACCTTGTCGCCCGTGACCTTCTGCGCCCGCTCTGCCATGCCGTCGGCCCAGGCCCGGTACGCCGTCTCCTCGGCGATGGTCGGAACTCCGTTGCCGTTCTTGTCGATCTTCGACTCGATCTGCACGGCCTGCGCCTTGTTGTAGTCGAGCATCTCGC includes these proteins:
- a CDS encoding nitroreductase family protein gives rise to the protein MHRASDRLAATSVPIHPDIAARWSPRAFDPNAALPHEDLAALLEAARWAATWGGRQPVRFIVGVRGDETFVTLAGLLRRGNSYARAASALILLCADAGPDERTALYSTVDAGSAMANLSVEAVSRGLIVHPMAGFDVPGTVEAFGLPETLRPLMVIAVGTLGDYAAAGPDIAERDGRPRARLPLDEVVLNWPV